In one Streptomyces marincola genomic region, the following are encoded:
- a CDS encoding ABC transporter permease produces MSQTTRHPAAHPGEQAAARPGAVRRLRARSAYLDGLLSPRGLVGLALVGAIALAGLLAPLLTDLAPTAQSDLALHGPGGGHPFGTDEVGRDLFSRVLYGIRTDLAIILVAVPAAALAGSLLALLATASRAADAAVQRAFDLVLAFPGLVLALAITAVMGPGALPVVLVIALAEAPGFGRVLRTGILAQQAREYAVAARVGGASRTRVLVRHVLPNAVDPLVVQLAVSLPVAVFIEGAMSFLGVGVRPPEPTLGSILSQSMPYLADHPYYAAAPLLTVTGLVLGFTLIAEALNKGVRR; encoded by the coding sequence ATGTCCCAGACCACCCGACACCCCGCCGCGCACCCGGGGGAGCAGGCTGCCGCGCGCCCCGGAGCCGTGCGGCGCCTGCGGGCCCGCAGCGCCTACCTCGACGGGCTGCTGTCCCCGCGCGGCCTCGTCGGCCTCGCCCTGGTCGGCGCCATCGCGCTCGCCGGCCTGCTCGCCCCGCTGCTCACCGACCTCGCGCCCACCGCGCAGAGCGACCTGGCGCTGCACGGGCCGGGCGGCGGGCACCCGTTCGGCACCGACGAGGTCGGCCGCGACCTGTTCAGCCGCGTCCTGTACGGCATCCGCACGGACCTGGCCATCATCCTCGTCGCCGTGCCGGCCGCCGCACTCGCCGGCAGCCTGCTCGCGCTCCTCGCCACCGCCTCCCGGGCGGCCGACGCCGCCGTCCAGCGCGCGTTCGACCTGGTCCTGGCGTTCCCCGGCCTCGTGCTCGCCCTCGCCATCACCGCCGTCATGGGGCCGGGCGCGCTGCCCGTGGTCCTCGTCATCGCGCTCGCCGAGGCCCCCGGGTTCGGCCGCGTGCTGCGCACCGGCATCCTCGCCCAGCAGGCCCGCGAGTACGCCGTCGCCGCCCGCGTCGGCGGGGCGAGCCGGACCCGCGTGCTGGTGCGGCACGTGCTGCCCAACGCCGTCGACCCGCTCGTCGTGCAACTGGCCGTCTCGCTGCCCGTGGCCGTCTTCATCGAAGGCGCCATGAGCTTCCTCGGCGTCGGCGTGCGGCCCCCGGAACCGACCCTCGGCAGCATCCTCAGCCAGTCGATGCCCTACCTCGCCGACCACCCGTACTACGCCGCCGCGCCGTTGCTCACGGTCACCGGCCTCGTCCTCGGCTTCACGCTCATCGCCGAAGCCCTGAACAAGGGAGTACGCCGTTGA
- a CDS encoding formylglycine-generating enzyme family protein, translating to MSACCGPARSGARPLAAPRPATDLGPSGAERPGPARVTLPGGTFRMGDHFAEGYHADAEGPVREVEVAPFAIDATAVTNEAFAAFTDATGYVTDAERHGDSYVFHLLLAPAARPHVLGRVPQAPWWLGVAGAHWRAPEGPGSGIDDRAGHPVVHISHADALAYCAWAGARLPTEAEWEYAARGGAEGRRYPWGDELRPGGREMCNIWRGDFPHRWRGTGRPGTVPADAYEPNGFGLYNTSGNVWEWCADWFAPGQRAIRGGSYLCHASYCNRYRVAARSSNTPDSSTGHGGFRCVRDVPAGPPADPGPNRPEKGPRP from the coding sequence GTGAGCGCCTGCTGCGGCCCGGCCAGGAGCGGCGCCCGGCCCCTCGCCGCCCCCCGGCCCGCGACCGACCTCGGGCCGTCCGGTGCCGAGCGGCCCGGTCCCGCGCGGGTGACGCTGCCCGGCGGCACGTTCCGCATGGGCGACCACTTCGCCGAGGGCTACCACGCCGACGCGGAAGGCCCCGTGCGCGAGGTCGAGGTGGCGCCGTTCGCGATCGACGCCACGGCCGTCACGAACGAGGCGTTCGCCGCCTTCACCGACGCCACCGGGTACGTCACGGACGCCGAACGCCACGGCGACTCCTACGTGTTCCACCTGCTGCTCGCGCCCGCCGCCCGGCCGCACGTGCTCGGCCGGGTGCCGCAGGCCCCCTGGTGGCTCGGCGTCGCGGGCGCCCACTGGCGCGCCCCCGAGGGCCCGGGCTCCGGCATCGACGACCGGGCAGGGCACCCCGTCGTGCACATCTCCCACGCCGACGCCCTGGCCTACTGCGCGTGGGCCGGCGCCCGGCTGCCCACCGAGGCCGAGTGGGAGTACGCCGCGCGCGGCGGCGCCGAGGGGCGGCGCTACCCCTGGGGCGACGAACTGCGCCCCGGCGGGCGGGAGATGTGCAACATCTGGCGGGGCGACTTCCCCCACCGCTGGCGCGGAACGGGGCGCCCCGGCACCGTACCGGCCGACGCCTACGAGCCGAACGGGTTCGGCCTGTACAACACCTCAGGCAACGTCTGGGAATGGTGCGCCGACTGGTTCGCGCCGGGCCAACGGGCCATCCGCGGCGGCTCCTACCTGTGCCACGCCTCCTACTGCAACCGCTACCGCGTCGCCGCGCGCTCCTCCAACACCCCCGACTCCTCGACAGGACACGGCGGCTTCCGCTGCGTCAGGGACGTGCCCGCAGGGCCGCCGGCCGACCCAGGACCGAACCGCCCCGAGAAAGGACCCCGCCCGTGA
- a CDS encoding ABC transporter ATP-binding protein produces the protein MNAPPVLDVRDLRVDFTDGTRRVRAVRGVDLTLAPGETLGVVGESGSGKSTTALALMRMLPPAGRITGGSIRLDGQDLVTADEDALRRIRGARLAMIFQDPMTALNPVLTIGRHLDEAMRAHGRTDRAGRALELLDLVGIPEPARRIGDHPHQFSGGMRQRVMIALALANEPGVLLADEPTTALDATVQDQILTLLDRVGRETGTALVLITHNMGVVARACRRLLVMYGGQVVESGPTERVLAAPRHPYTAGLLAAVPRLDAPAGSRLHSIPGSPPDLSRPPAGCSFAARCPLAEPRCLDAAPPLTLDEDTGVATACWVTAGAARRPVLDLDLVRAGAQTPAARPAGPGGAPAAPGSAPGAPPAAGEEAGDTALLRVTGLRKTFPRRGRGPGRRGLLALDGVDLALAPGETLGIVGESGSGKSTLARTIVRVHPATSGSVTFRGRDVTTASGAALKAFRREVQMVFQDPYASLNPRMTVGRIIAEPLVAHGLGDREARVAALLAQVGLDPSAADRHPRDFSGGQRQRIGIARALAPEPSVLICDEPVSALDVSVQAQVVNLLTDLQRRLGLAMLFIAHDLAVVRQVSHRIAVMHRGRIVETGTADDICDRPREPYTRALLAAAPVLAPATAEAVAP, from the coding sequence TTGAACGCGCCCCCCGTGCTCGATGTCCGCGACCTGCGGGTCGACTTCACCGACGGAACCCGGCGTGTGCGCGCCGTGCGCGGCGTCGACCTCACGCTCGCGCCGGGCGAAACGCTCGGCGTCGTCGGCGAGTCCGGCTCGGGCAAGTCCACCACCGCGCTCGCCCTCATGCGGATGCTGCCCCCGGCCGGCCGCATCACCGGCGGGTCGATACGCCTGGACGGGCAGGACCTGGTCACCGCCGACGAGGACGCGCTGCGGCGCATCCGCGGCGCGCGCCTGGCCATGATCTTCCAGGACCCCATGACGGCCCTGAACCCCGTGCTGACCATCGGCCGGCACCTCGACGAGGCGATGCGCGCCCACGGCCGCACCGACCGGGCCGGGCGCGCCCTCGAACTCCTCGACCTCGTCGGCATACCGGAACCCGCCCGCCGCATCGGCGACCACCCGCACCAGTTCTCCGGCGGCATGCGCCAGCGCGTCATGATCGCCCTGGCCCTGGCCAACGAACCCGGCGTGCTGCTCGCCGACGAGCCGACCACCGCACTCGACGCCACCGTCCAGGACCAGATCCTCACCCTCCTGGACCGGGTCGGCCGCGAAACGGGCACCGCCCTGGTGCTCATCACCCACAACATGGGCGTCGTGGCCCGCGCCTGCCGCCGCCTGCTCGTCATGTACGGCGGCCAGGTCGTGGAATCGGGGCCGACGGAACGGGTGCTCGCCGCCCCGCGGCACCCCTACACGGCCGGGCTGCTCGCCGCCGTGCCCCGGCTCGACGCCCCCGCGGGCAGCCGCCTGCACAGCATCCCGGGCAGCCCGCCCGACCTCTCCCGCCCGCCCGCGGGGTGCTCGTTCGCGGCGCGCTGCCCGCTGGCCGAACCCCGGTGCCTCGACGCGGCGCCGCCCCTGACCCTCGACGAGGACACCGGCGTCGCCACCGCCTGCTGGGTCACCGCGGGGGCCGCCCGGCGGCCCGTGCTCGACCTCGACCTCGTCCGCGCGGGCGCGCAGACGCCCGCCGCCCGGCCCGCCGGACCCGGGGGCGCGCCGGCCGCGCCGGGGTCCGCGCCCGGCGCGCCGCCCGCGGCGGGGGAAGAGGCGGGAGACACCGCGCTGCTGCGGGTGACCGGGCTGCGCAAGACGTTCCCGCGGCGCGGGCGCGGCCCGGGGCGGCGCGGGCTGCTCGCCCTCGACGGCGTCGACCTGGCGCTCGCGCCGGGGGAGACCCTCGGCATCGTGGGCGAGTCGGGCTCGGGCAAGTCCACGCTGGCCCGCACCATCGTCCGGGTGCACCCGGCGACCTCGGGCAGCGTCACGTTCCGCGGCCGGGACGTCACCACCGCCTCGGGCGCCGCGCTCAAGGCGTTCCGCCGCGAGGTGCAGATGGTCTTCCAGGACCCCTACGCCTCGCTCAACCCCCGCATGACCGTGGGCCGGATCATCGCGGAGCCGCTGGTCGCGCACGGACTCGGCGACCGGGAGGCGCGCGTCGCCGCCCTCCTGGCCCAGGTGGGCCTCGACCCCTCGGCCGCCGACCGCCACCCCCGCGACTTCTCCGGCGGGCAGCGCCAGCGCATCGGCATCGCCCGCGCGCTGGCCCCGGAGCCGTCCGTGCTGATCTGCGACGAGCCGGTCTCCGCCCTCGACGTCTCGGTGCAGGCCCAGGTCGTCAACCTGCTCACCGACCTCCAGCGACGCCTCGGCCTCGCCATGCTGTTCATCGCCCACGACCTCGCCGTCGTCCGCCAGGTCAGCCACCGCATCGCGGTCATGCACCGCGGCCGGATCGTCGAGACCGGGACCGCGGACGACATCTGCGACCGGCCGCGCGAGCCCTACACGCGGGCCCTGCTGGCCGCCGCGCCCGTGCTCGCCCCCGCCACGGCCGAGGCGGTCGCCCCGTGA
- a CDS encoding sulfatase: protein MKAVMVMFDSLNRHLLPPYGADWTHAPNFTRLAARTVTFDNCYAGSMPCMPARRELHTGRHNFLHRGWGPLEPFDDSMPELLSRHGVYTHLVSDHQHYWEDGGATYHTRYDSWEFFRGQEGDPWKGRVADPRPPADLRATRGEVWRQDWVNRSYLDTEEKQPQTLTFDAGLEFLRDNRAEDNWFVQIETFDPHEPFFTHQRWKDLYPHDYQGPHFDWPDYTRVTESEDQVAHVRYEYAALLSMCDHSLGRVLDALDAYGLWDDTLLIVCTDHGFLLGEKGWWAKVVQPWFNELVHTPLFVHDPRRPWLAGSRHEGLVQTIDIAPTLLDHFGAPRTPDMRGRPLAEAVAAPDEAEDPGRPAAQARPREAAIFGIFGGHVNVTDGRWVYMRACADDGNQPLYEHTLMPTRIRGRFTPEELAEAELAPPFSFTKGVKTLRVPARTAPFLGPARFGTLLFDLATDPEQEHPLTDDATELRMIRLLVEALRENDAPDSQYERLGVPRHPDEVAEKHLLIAAQRQTAAAARERAARVDDFPEGAVNLRTPLPELLAHPAAADAVRRHLPGLLDSELLTVRGGGSLLQLAAVTGEPDRARLRDLAHELARLFPASAATRGVPAAERTGRR, encoded by the coding sequence GTGAAGGCCGTCATGGTCATGTTCGACAGTCTCAACCGGCACCTGCTGCCGCCCTACGGCGCCGACTGGACGCACGCCCCGAACTTCACGCGCCTGGCCGCGCGCACGGTGACGTTCGACAACTGCTACGCCGGGTCGATGCCCTGTATGCCGGCCCGCAGGGAACTCCACACCGGCCGGCACAACTTCCTGCACCGGGGCTGGGGGCCGCTTGAGCCGTTCGACGACTCCATGCCGGAACTCCTCAGCCGGCACGGCGTGTACACGCACCTCGTGAGCGACCACCAGCACTACTGGGAGGACGGCGGCGCGACGTACCACACCCGCTACGACAGCTGGGAGTTCTTCCGCGGGCAGGAGGGCGACCCGTGGAAGGGCCGGGTCGCCGACCCGCGACCGCCCGCCGACCTGCGCGCCACGCGCGGCGAGGTGTGGCGGCAGGACTGGGTCAACCGCTCCTACCTGGACACCGAGGAGAAGCAGCCGCAGACGCTGACGTTTGACGCCGGCCTGGAGTTCCTGCGCGACAACCGCGCCGAGGACAACTGGTTCGTGCAGATCGAGACGTTCGACCCGCACGAGCCGTTCTTCACGCACCAGCGCTGGAAGGACCTCTACCCGCACGACTACCAGGGCCCGCACTTCGACTGGCCCGACTACACCCGCGTCACCGAGAGCGAGGACCAGGTCGCCCACGTCCGCTACGAGTACGCCGCGCTGCTGTCGATGTGCGACCACTCGCTCGGGCGCGTGCTCGACGCGCTCGACGCCTACGGGCTGTGGGACGACACGCTGCTGATCGTGTGCACCGACCACGGCTTCCTGCTCGGCGAGAAGGGCTGGTGGGCCAAGGTCGTCCAGCCCTGGTTCAACGAACTCGTGCACACCCCGCTGTTCGTGCACGACCCGCGCCGGCCCTGGCTCGCGGGCAGCCGCCACGAGGGCCTGGTGCAGACGATCGACATCGCGCCCACCCTGCTCGACCACTTCGGCGCCCCCCGCACCCCCGACATGCGGGGCCGCCCGCTCGCCGAGGCGGTGGCCGCCCCGGACGAAGCCGAGGACCCCGGGCGCCCGGCGGCCCAGGCACGGCCCCGCGAGGCGGCGATCTTCGGCATCTTCGGCGGCCACGTCAACGTCACCGACGGGCGCTGGGTCTACATGCGCGCGTGCGCCGACGACGGCAACCAGCCGCTGTACGAGCACACCCTCATGCCCACCCGCATCCGGGGGCGCTTCACTCCCGAGGAGTTGGCCGAGGCCGAACTCGCCCCGCCGTTCTCCTTCACCAAGGGCGTCAAGACCCTGCGCGTACCGGCCCGCACCGCGCCGTTCCTCGGCCCGGCCCGGTTCGGAACGCTCCTGTTCGACCTGGCCACCGACCCGGAGCAGGAGCACCCCCTGACCGACGACGCCACGGAACTGCGCATGATCCGGCTCCTGGTCGAGGCGCTGCGGGAGAACGACGCGCCCGACAGCCAGTACGAACGGCTCGGCGTCCCCCGGCACCCGGACGAGGTGGCGGAGAAGCACCTGCTGATCGCGGCCCAGCGCCAGACGGCCGCCGCGGCGCGCGAACGGGCCGCCCGCGTCGACGACTTCCCCGAGGGCGCCGTGAACCTGCGCACCCCGCTGCCCGAACTCCTCGCGCACCCGGCAGCCGCCGACGCCGTGCGCCGCCACCTGCCAGGACTGCTCGACTCCGAACTGCTCACCGTGCGCGGCGGCGGCTCCCTGCTGCAACTGGCCGCCGTCACGGGCGAACCCGACCGCGCGCGGCTGCGGGACCTCGCGCACGAACTCGCCCGCCTCTTCCCCGCATCCGCCGCCACGCGCGGCGTTCCCGCCGCCGAGAGGACAGGACGACGATGA